One genomic region from Mus musculus strain NOD/MrkTac chromosome 4 genomic contig, GRCm38.p6 alternate locus group NOD/MrkTac MMCHR4_NOD_IDD9_2 encodes:
- the Zfp933 gene encoding uncharacterized protein LOC242747 isoform 2 (isoform 2 is encoded by transcript variant 2; The RefSeq protein has 1 substitution compared to this genomic sequence), protein MLETYRNLSAIGYNWEAHPTEEHCQSSRRRGRHERSPTGEEPYECNKSGKAFAYHHYPQWHERIHTGEKPYEVIQYGEDFVYHSSLQIYKRIAIGEKPYECNQCGKAFTYHSQLRRHKRTHTGEKPYKCNQCDKAFSQNGHLIIHKRTHTGEKPYECNQCGKAFTDQSQLRIHKRAHTGEKPYKCNQCDKAFLQNINLRIHKRAHTGEKPYKCNQCDKAFAQNGHLIIHKRTHTGEKPYECNQCGKAFADQSQLRIHRRIHTGEKPYKCNQCDKAFAQHSNLRIHKRTHTGEKPYECNQCDKAFLQNINLKIHKRAHTGEKSYECSQCGKAFARYYHLQCHERIHTEEKPYKCNQCDKVFSQSHSLQIHKRTHTGEKPYVCNQCGKAFADNSHLRRHKRTHTGEKPYECNQCGSAFSQNSYLRIHKRTHTGEKHFE, encoded by the coding sequence gcatgaaagaagtccCACTGGAGAggaaccttatgaatgtaataaaagtggtaaagcctttgcatatcaccATTATCCTCAGtggcatgaaagaattcatactggagagaaaccctatgaagtTATTCAGTATGGTGAAGACTTTGTATATCACAGTAGTCtccaaatatataaaagaatagctattggagagaaaccttatgaatgtaatcagtgtggaaAAGCATTTACATATCATAGTCAACTTCgaagacataaaagaacacataccggggagaaaccctacaaatgcaatcaatgtgataaagccttttcacaaaatGGTCATCTCataatacataaaagaacacatactggagagaaaccttatgaatgcaatcagtgtgggaaagcctttacaGATCAAAGTCAACTTCGAATACATAAACgagcacatactggagagaagccctacaaatgcaatcaatgtgataaagctttTTTGCAAAACATTAATCTCAGAATACATAAACGAGCACATACCGgggagaaaccctacaaatgcaatcaatgtgataaagcctttgcgCAAAATGGTCATCTCataatacataaaagaacacataccggagagaaaccctatgaatgtaatcagtgtgggaAAGCGTTTGCAGATCAAAGTCAACTTCGAATACATagaagaatacatactggagagaagccctacaaATGCAAccagtgtgataaagcctttgcacaGCATAGTAATCTCCGAATACATAAAaggacacatactggagagaaaccctatgaatgtaatcaatgtgataaagcgtTTTTACAAAACATTAATCTTAAGATACATAAAAGAGCACATACTGGCGAGAAATCTTATGAATGTAGtcagtgtggaaaagcctttgcaCGTTACTATCATCTTCAATGTCATGAACGAATTCATACtgaagagaaaccttacaaatgtaatcaatgtgataaagtctTTTCTCAATCACATAGTCTCCAAATACACAAAaggacacatactggagagaaaccttatgtatgtaatcaatgtggtaaagcctttgcagataATAGTCACCTTCGAAGACATAAAAGAacgcatactggagagaaaccctatgaatgtaatcagtgtggttcAGCCTTTTCACAAAACAGCTATCTCAGAATACACAAAAGAACgcacactggagagaaacactTTGaataa